Proteins encoded by one window of Kribbella flavida DSM 17836:
- a CDS encoding Imm1 family immunity protein encodes MTAYYDDDAGQERIGSQAELDEVLDRVASLPRPTWVELVSADELATMNIGLGAAFSSLTLYDDVDGSAEYRSAGTLDEPQEATFDYGAVPTTMSKGKAMTVKDARAAASEFFATGRRPELVAWELALD; translated from the coding sequence TTGACGGCCTACTACGACGATGACGCGGGACAGGAGCGCATCGGCAGCCAGGCCGAGCTCGACGAAGTGCTTGACCGAGTGGCAAGTTTGCCTCGGCCGACCTGGGTCGAACTGGTCAGCGCGGACGAGCTCGCCACGATGAACATTGGGCTAGGGGCGGCCTTCAGTTCCTTGACGCTCTACGACGACGTCGATGGCTCCGCCGAGTACCGCTCAGCCGGCACCCTCGACGAGCCGCAGGAGGCCACTTTCGACTATGGGGCCGTGCCGACGACCATGAGCAAAGGCAAAGCGATGACCGTGAAGGATGCTCGTGCGGCGGCCTCTGAGTTCTTCGCCACCGGCAGACGTCCTGAGTTGGTGGCGTGGGAGTTGGCCCTCGACTGA
- the queE gene encoding 7-carboxy-7-deazaguanine synthase translates to MSYKVKEIFYTLQGEGSHAGRPAVFCRFASCNLWTGREKDRARAICSFCDTDFVGTDGPGGGKFASAEDLARAVEDAWPHDGHDQRMVVCTGGEPLLQLDADAVSALHERGFYVAVETNGTQIPPQGLDWLCVSPKIGAELIVTSGDELKLVYPQAGGDPAQFEHLEFEHFRLQPMDSPDRQQNTAAAVEYCLKHPRWQLSLQTHKYLGIP, encoded by the coding sequence GTGTCTTACAAGGTAAAGGAGATCTTCTACACGCTGCAGGGCGAGGGCTCACACGCCGGTCGACCGGCGGTGTTCTGCCGCTTCGCGTCATGCAACTTGTGGACCGGGCGCGAGAAGGACCGGGCCCGAGCGATCTGCAGTTTCTGTGATACCGACTTCGTTGGAACCGACGGACCTGGCGGTGGCAAGTTCGCTAGTGCTGAAGATTTAGCACGCGCAGTCGAGGACGCCTGGCCGCACGACGGACACGATCAGCGAATGGTGGTGTGCACTGGTGGCGAACCCCTTCTCCAGTTGGACGCAGATGCGGTATCCGCACTCCATGAACGGGGCTTCTACGTTGCCGTCGAAACCAACGGCACACAGATCCCTCCGCAGGGCCTGGACTGGTTGTGCGTGAGCCCGAAGATCGGCGCTGAACTGATTGTGACGTCGGGTGATGAACTCAAGTTGGTGTATCCACAGGCGGGCGGAGATCCGGCGCAATTCGAGCACCTGGAGTTCGAGCACTTCCGATTGCAGCCGATGGACAGTCCTGATCGGCAGCAGAACACGGCCGCGGCCGTCGAGTATTGCCTCAAGCATCCGCGTTGGCAGTTGAGCCTTCAGACTCACAAGTACCTGGGGATTCCGTGA
- the dbpB gene encoding DGQHR domain-containing protein DpdB: MADKYTLCLPALRIRQGKHYIYCFGVDGKRIHDFTTVSRVRREDDHLQGYQRPEVLSHINAIRRYLESDGAMLPNAVVLAFDERVKFKVSKTATLVDYTTVGELIIPIDEALPENDKPAWLVDGQQRSAAIRDAELAEFPIAAVGFIADGQDHQRSQFILVNNTKPLPKGLIHELLPDTAGHLPARYARRQLPTRIMARLNNEVTTQSDIDSPFRGLISTPTVPDGYIKDNSVLKMIENSLYEGALYQYRDPRDGSGDEEAMLLHLKIFWGLVKATFPEAWSLPPRKSRLSHGVGIQALGYVMDHLTDGIPARELPTLDLGKPLARLKSVCAWTSGVWEFGNGESRRWNGLQNTPSDVRLLSNHLLRSIR; this comes from the coding sequence GTGGCTGATAAATACACCCTTTGCCTACCCGCACTGCGGATACGGCAAGGAAAGCACTACATCTACTGCTTTGGAGTCGATGGAAAACGAATCCATGACTTCACCACTGTATCTCGAGTTCGACGAGAGGACGATCACCTACAGGGCTACCAACGTCCCGAGGTATTGAGCCATATCAACGCGATCCGGAGGTATCTCGAATCAGACGGCGCGATGCTGCCGAACGCCGTCGTCCTTGCCTTCGACGAAAGAGTCAAGTTCAAGGTATCCAAGACCGCCACGCTTGTGGACTACACCACAGTTGGCGAACTCATAATTCCAATCGACGAGGCTTTACCAGAGAACGACAAACCTGCATGGCTTGTCGATGGACAGCAGCGTAGCGCGGCCATTCGCGATGCGGAACTCGCCGAGTTCCCGATCGCAGCCGTGGGGTTCATCGCGGACGGGCAGGATCACCAACGCTCACAGTTCATCCTGGTCAACAATACCAAACCTCTACCGAAAGGCTTGATCCACGAACTTCTTCCCGACACTGCAGGGCATCTACCCGCTCGCTACGCTCGTCGGCAACTTCCCACCCGGATCATGGCGCGGCTAAACAACGAAGTGACCACCCAGTCGGACATCGACAGTCCGTTCCGCGGCCTGATCTCCACCCCAACGGTGCCCGACGGCTACATTAAAGACAACAGTGTACTAAAGATGATCGAGAATAGCCTGTATGAAGGCGCTCTCTACCAATACCGCGATCCTCGCGACGGATCCGGCGACGAAGAGGCGATGCTTCTCCACTTGAAGATTTTCTGGGGCCTTGTTAAGGCTACGTTTCCAGAGGCTTGGTCACTGCCACCGCGCAAATCCCGTCTTAGCCATGGAGTGGGGATCCAAGCGCTTGGATACGTGATGGATCATCTGACGGACGGCATCCCAGCCAGGGAACTGCCGACACTTGACCTCGGCAAACCATTGGCGAGACTTAAGTCCGTCTGCGCGTGGACAAGCGGCGTTTGGGAATTTGGAAATGGCGAGTCGCGCCGCTGGAATGGTCTGCAGAACACACCGTCGGACGTTCGCCTTCTTAGCAATCACTTACTGAGGTCAATCCGGTAA
- a CDS encoding aminoglycoside phosphotransferase family protein, translating into MLLEQACSQVGLSSSGAKPVRLGENAIYRLPGQVVVRIGRSGQLDAARKEVALARWLASVKVRAAETVAGIDQPVVIDASPVTFWRELPEHRHGTPPEVAAVLKRLHASHYRTTSIFHRLPPFVRLAERIEGATTLSEDDRDWLRGQLARLREAFDDLPAGLPRSAIHGDAWAGNVVVTADGPVLLDLERFSLGPPEWDLVSTAVRLSTFGTMTAEEYQAFAQAYGHDVLKWDGFDVLRDIRELRVTCYAAQRASEEPSLREQADLRVASIRGRRGPRPWPDWKPLT; encoded by the coding sequence GTGCTGCTCGAGCAGGCATGCAGTCAGGTTGGCCTGTCCTCGTCGGGCGCCAAGCCAGTTCGGCTGGGCGAGAACGCCATCTACCGTCTCCCGGGCCAGGTGGTGGTGCGCATCGGACGAAGCGGGCAGCTTGACGCCGCTAGGAAGGAGGTCGCCCTCGCACGATGGCTTGCGTCTGTGAAGGTGCGAGCAGCTGAGACCGTCGCCGGCATTGACCAGCCGGTCGTCATTGATGCCTCGCCGGTGACCTTTTGGCGTGAGCTCCCCGAGCATCGTCATGGCACCCCGCCCGAGGTCGCCGCCGTACTCAAACGCCTACACGCCAGTCACTACCGAACGACTTCGATCTTCCACCGCTTGCCCCCGTTCGTTCGCCTGGCCGAACGTATCGAAGGAGCGACGACCTTGAGCGAAGACGATCGGGACTGGCTGCGTGGGCAGCTTGCCCGACTCCGGGAGGCGTTCGATGACCTTCCCGCCGGCCTGCCACGGAGCGCGATCCACGGCGACGCCTGGGCTGGCAACGTCGTGGTAACAGCCGATGGCCCGGTGCTCCTGGACCTCGAACGTTTCTCGCTCGGACCGCCTGAGTGGGATTTGGTCAGCACCGCGGTTCGGTTGAGCACGTTCGGCACTATGACGGCCGAGGAGTACCAAGCCTTCGCACAGGCATACGGGCATGACGTGCTCAAGTGGGACGGATTCGATGTGCTGCGCGACATCCGTGAGTTGCGCGTCACCTGCTACGCGGCCCAGCGTGCGAGCGAAGAGCCTTCGCTCCGTGAGCAGGCCGATCTGCGAGTCGCCAGTATTCGCGGCCGACGCGGACCGAGACCGTGGCCCGACTGGAAGCCACTGACCTGA
- the dbpB gene encoding DGQHR domain-containing protein DpdB — MPVERLERRALRLVQSEAAPLYLFALAADEVDLVADVARISRDQAGKLIGYQRPEKRSHVRQILEYLDSGDVLFPNGLILALPDTVRFKSSRGPTTTDGLATAGTLTIPLSASSDGPRPAWIVDGQQRSRALAQTKNTRLPIPVAGFVADTLELQRDQFLRVNTVSPLPVNLVTELLPEIVAAPSSRLSARRLPSALVDMLNRDPESPFHNLIKRASADPVERKHLVVTDNSLVEALKESIESPSGVLFPYRNIAAGTTDTEGIRRVLLIYWTAVRETFPDAWGLPPAKSRLMGGVGIRAMGRLMDRVMAHVDLSSQDALVQAKNELSRIAPLCHWTQGTWPELRLSWNELQNMPRHISALSNLLVRSYLSARTGSR, encoded by the coding sequence ATGCCAGTAGAGAGACTGGAGCGCCGAGCGCTGCGCCTAGTACAAAGTGAGGCAGCCCCCCTTTACCTCTTCGCTCTCGCAGCCGATGAGGTTGACTTGGTCGCCGACGTCGCGCGCATCTCTCGAGACCAGGCCGGCAAGCTGATCGGATACCAACGTCCGGAGAAGAGAAGCCACGTGCGACAGATCCTTGAGTACCTTGACTCCGGCGACGTCCTCTTCCCGAATGGCCTCATCCTCGCGCTGCCGGACACCGTCAGGTTCAAGTCCAGCCGGGGTCCAACAACCACAGACGGACTCGCTACCGCGGGGACGTTGACCATACCGTTGTCAGCCAGCTCCGATGGACCACGGCCCGCTTGGATCGTCGATGGCCAACAACGAAGTCGGGCCTTAGCCCAGACGAAGAACACCCGGCTCCCGATACCCGTCGCCGGGTTCGTCGCCGATACCCTCGAACTGCAGCGCGACCAATTCCTTCGCGTGAACACGGTCTCCCCCTTGCCGGTGAATCTCGTTACTGAACTTCTACCGGAGATCGTTGCCGCACCGTCATCTCGGCTTTCAGCCCGAAGGCTCCCATCAGCGCTAGTCGACATGCTGAATCGGGATCCCGAATCGCCATTCCATAACCTCATCAAGCGAGCATCGGCAGATCCAGTCGAACGTAAGCACTTAGTCGTGACGGACAACAGTCTTGTCGAGGCGCTCAAGGAGTCAATCGAGTCGCCGTCGGGCGTGCTGTTCCCGTACCGCAACATCGCTGCCGGGACGACAGACACCGAGGGCATTCGTCGGGTCCTCTTGATCTACTGGACCGCGGTCCGCGAGACCTTCCCAGACGCATGGGGCTTACCCCCCGCTAAGTCGCGCCTCATGGGAGGTGTGGGTATACGTGCGATGGGGCGCCTGATGGACCGCGTCATGGCTCACGTCGACCTTAGTAGTCAAGACGCGCTCGTCCAAGCCAAGAATGAACTCTCCAGAATTGCCCCGCTTTGTCACTGGACCCAGGGCACCTGGCCCGAATTGCGCCTCTCCTGGAATGAACTACAGAACATGCCTCGCCACATCAGCGCCCTGTCGAACCTGCTGGTCCGGAGTTACCTCAGCGCCCGGACAGGTTCCCGATGA
- the dpdK gene encoding phospholipase D-like domain-containing protein DpdK, which translates to MSRSRTVRTRPRNGLAITDVLTAALLSEFCAPSPELWLVTGWVTDMPVLDNAHRQYDAVLGDDARSSLTLTEVLGALTRRGSHVHVAVREVDHNRRFVERLRAAAEPTALSAYSSPDLHEKMLVGWTWLMKGSMNFTWSGLQRNEESIDFELDVTAAATQRLELQTRWRGDAP; encoded by the coding sequence ATGAGTAGGTCACGCACCGTGCGGACTCGGCCGCGCAACGGCCTGGCCATCACCGACGTACTGACCGCGGCCCTGCTCTCAGAGTTTTGTGCTCCGAGTCCAGAACTGTGGCTCGTCACCGGTTGGGTCACGGACATGCCCGTGCTCGACAATGCACACCGGCAATACGACGCGGTGCTTGGCGACGATGCCCGATCCAGCCTGACCCTTACAGAAGTCCTCGGCGCGCTCACCCGCAGGGGATCCCACGTTCATGTCGCTGTTCGCGAGGTTGACCACAACCGGCGTTTCGTGGAACGGCTCCGTGCCGCCGCCGAACCCACCGCGCTATCAGCCTACTCAAGTCCTGACCTGCACGAGAAGATGCTGGTTGGCTGGACCTGGCTGATGAAAGGGTCGATGAACTTCACCTGGAGCGGGCTCCAGCGCAACGAGGAAAGCATCGACTTTGAACTCGATGTCACCGCGGCGGCGACCCAGCGCCTGGAGTTGCAAACCCGTTGGAGGGGTGACGCGCCATGA
- the dpdA gene encoding tRNA-guanine transglycosylase DpdA encodes MKFYFPDSQDLVSPTYDFLHDEYSPLRVRQRDDLYAHEVLSRPPYDGILVSKAIVDGSVRGAGKYTAPQRARLHRLGVRKFFRLPRGVETLGDNGAFNYVEERIPPVTVRETLDFYQECGFDAGVSVDHVIFGYDPDATPETVDTEWAERRLLTLRLAAEFIEAVDAGNSTIQPVGAAQGWSPDSYADSVRQLQSMGYRRIALGGMVPLKTPDIIRCLEKIAEVRRPETQLHLLGITRIESMEEFARLGIASFDSTSAFRQSFMDDRRNYHSPETDYVAVRVPQVEGNSTLKRNILGGVVSQRDAIRTERECLRRLRRYDSGDCPLESVLDALSQYEAITKSEKTYLDAYRRTLEATPWKACSCALCREHGIEIIIFRGTERNKRRGFHNLSVLFKKMKKLTLCSTNGSRRG; translated from the coding sequence ATGAAGTTCTATTTCCCCGATAGCCAGGACCTGGTCAGTCCGACCTACGACTTTCTCCATGACGAGTATTCCCCTTTGCGGGTGCGTCAACGCGACGACCTCTACGCTCACGAAGTGCTTAGCCGGCCTCCATATGATGGAATCCTCGTCAGCAAGGCCATCGTCGACGGGTCGGTCCGCGGAGCCGGAAAGTACACCGCACCGCAACGTGCCAGACTCCACCGCCTTGGGGTTCGTAAGTTCTTCAGACTCCCGCGCGGGGTCGAAACTCTGGGCGACAATGGGGCCTTTAATTATGTCGAAGAACGCATTCCGCCTGTAACCGTTCGAGAGACGCTCGACTTCTATCAGGAATGCGGCTTCGATGCGGGTGTGAGCGTAGACCATGTAATCTTTGGCTATGACCCCGACGCAACTCCAGAGACCGTTGATACAGAGTGGGCTGAGCGCCGCCTACTCACACTTCGCCTGGCCGCCGAATTCATTGAGGCGGTAGACGCAGGCAACTCCACCATTCAGCCGGTTGGCGCCGCTCAAGGTTGGAGTCCAGATAGTTATGCGGACAGCGTGCGGCAGTTGCAATCGATGGGCTACCGCCGGATCGCCCTCGGCGGAATGGTTCCACTTAAGACGCCAGATATCATTCGATGCCTCGAGAAAATCGCCGAGGTGCGCAGACCTGAGACTCAACTGCACCTACTCGGCATTACTCGCATCGAGTCGATGGAGGAATTTGCTCGGCTTGGGATCGCGAGCTTCGACAGCACGTCCGCCTTCAGGCAGTCCTTTATGGATGACCGGAGAAATTACCATTCCCCAGAAACTGACTACGTCGCGGTGCGAGTTCCGCAGGTCGAGGGGAACAGCACTCTCAAGCGCAACATCCTTGGCGGCGTGGTGTCTCAGCGAGATGCAATCCGAACTGAAAGAGAGTGCCTCAGAAGGCTACGCCGCTACGACTCCGGCGACTGCCCACTGGAATCGGTCCTAGACGCTCTTTCCCAGTACGAGGCAATCACCAAGAGCGAGAAGACATATCTCGACGCCTATCGGCGGACACTAGAGGCCACTCCGTGGAAGGCATGCTCTTGCGCTCTGTGCCGAGAGCACGGAATCGAGATTATCATCTTCCGCGGCACCGAACGGAACAAGCGCCGGGGATTTCACAACCTCTCGGTTCTCTTCAAGAAGATGAAAAAGCTCACCCTCTGCAGCACGAACGGGAGCCGGCGTGGCTGA
- a CDS encoding helix-turn-helix domain-containing protein, translating to MGLRLRELRKDAGLTGRELAAATGWHFTRVSKLEHGVQAPSNEDIRLWCEACSAEEQIADLIAQARTVESMYMEFKHLGDTGHALWDLAVRQGKAEQEGAARLASAVAGHTETYVRSRAMSGIKLASLTMTVGDPQEAVIGAQALKDARSLRSRRAADDLRDLARRATVFERIDEVDELRHDIRNVLAAS from the coding sequence TTGGGCCTGCGTCTTCGGGAGCTCCGCAAGGATGCCGGGCTGACCGGTCGCGAGCTCGCTGCCGCGACCGGTTGGCATTTCACGCGTGTCTCGAAGCTGGAGCACGGGGTACAGGCACCCTCAAACGAGGACATCCGCCTGTGGTGCGAGGCGTGCTCCGCGGAGGAGCAGATTGCGGACCTGATCGCCCAGGCTCGCACGGTCGAATCGATGTACATGGAGTTCAAGCACCTTGGCGACACCGGGCATGCCTTGTGGGATCTCGCCGTCCGTCAGGGCAAGGCTGAACAGGAAGGAGCTGCCAGGCTGGCTAGCGCCGTCGCCGGTCACACCGAGACCTACGTGCGTTCGCGCGCCATGAGCGGTATCAAGCTGGCATCGCTGACCATGACGGTTGGCGATCCCCAGGAGGCTGTCATTGGCGCGCAGGCACTGAAGGACGCTCGGTCCTTGCGTTCACGTCGGGCAGCTGACGACCTGCGTGACCTGGCGCGCCGGGCGACGGTGTTCGAGCGAATCGATGAAGTCGACGAACTGCGCCACGACATCCGTAATGTGCTGGCCGCCTCGTGA
- the queC gene encoding 7-cyano-7-deazaguanine synthase QueC, with product MEVEEKMDRPAVVLLSGGLDSTTVLAIARSEGFTPYALSFRYGQRHVVELAAATRVAEAQGVARHVIADIDLRVFGGSALTSDIDVPKHDDVSDVDESIPLTYVPARNTIFLSFALAYAETVGAIDVFIGVSALDYSGYPDCRPEYIEAYEAMANLATRAGVDGHRLKIHTPLIEMTKGQTVELGLKLGVDYALTSSCYDPDLDGRPCGHCDSCLLRRKGFAEAGSEDPLVYQAG from the coding sequence ATGGAGGTGGAGGAGAAGATGGATCGTCCGGCCGTAGTGTTGCTCAGTGGTGGCCTTGACTCGACGACGGTGCTCGCGATCGCACGCTCGGAGGGATTCACACCGTATGCGCTCAGTTTTCGGTACGGCCAGCGGCACGTCGTCGAACTAGCCGCTGCCACGCGCGTCGCAGAGGCGCAAGGCGTCGCTCGACACGTCATCGCCGACATCGATCTGAGGGTTTTCGGTGGATCGGCGCTCACATCCGATATCGACGTGCCGAAGCATGACGACGTGAGCGACGTTGATGAGAGCATCCCGCTTACCTACGTGCCGGCACGCAACACGATCTTCCTGTCTTTCGCGCTCGCATACGCGGAGACTGTCGGTGCCATTGATGTGTTCATCGGCGTCAGCGCGCTCGACTACTCTGGCTACCCGGATTGCCGGCCGGAATACATCGAAGCCTACGAGGCGATGGCGAACCTGGCGACTCGCGCGGGTGTCGACGGCCACAGGCTCAAGATTCACACCCCGCTGATAGAGATGACCAAGGGGCAGACCGTCGAGCTCGGACTCAAGTTGGGCGTTGACTACGCGCTCACCTCGTCCTGCTATGACCCTGACCTCGACGGCCGCCCCTGTGGCCATTGCGATTCCTGCCTCCTGCGGCGGAAGGGGTTCGCCGAGGCCGGCAGCGAGGACCCCCTGGTGTACCAGGCGGGCTGA
- the queD gene encoding 6-carboxytetrahydropterin synthase QueD, translating to MTEIFREFTFEAAHRLPNVPEGHKCSRLHGHSFKVVVSVAGPVDPDLGWVMDFGDVKAAFTPLEDQLDHRYLNEVNGLENPTSENLARWIWDRLRPELAGLTEVVVRETCTSGCRYRGVDVA from the coding sequence GTGACCGAGATCTTTCGAGAGTTCACCTTCGAGGCCGCGCATCGGCTGCCGAACGTTCCAGAGGGGCACAAGTGCTCGAGGCTGCACGGGCACTCCTTTAAGGTGGTGGTATCGGTAGCGGGCCCTGTCGATCCGGATTTGGGTTGGGTGATGGATTTCGGGGACGTGAAGGCTGCCTTCACTCCCCTTGAGGACCAACTCGATCATCGATACCTGAATGAGGTCAATGGGTTGGAGAATCCCACGAGCGAGAACCTTGCCCGCTGGATCTGGGATCGGCTGCGACCAGAACTTGCCGGATTGACTGAGGTAGTCGTCCGTGAGACATGTACGTCCGGCTGTCGCTATCGAGGAGTCGACGTTGCGTGA
- a CDS encoding DGQHR domain-containing protein, protein MPDTYTYEAVRVQQRPSAPPFYLVGAPAHEITKWADAPHKKSSLRAGYQRELDESRLGSIEKFLELSSDNILPSAALIAIRPSALKVTGEGNHCKVEIRIDAIGPDESRAILLEELAERLSSEEMASVGPADESEEDDLAEEDLEAIRPESYMSSLYAELRDYGSLDPERQAEMDEFVATMMTPGLIMDGQHRIFGAKEAYNGSIVLPLVLVPGLDVSEQVFNFYVLNNKAKPLDKRQLRSIIATSLTAAEIARLYERFSSSGLRADEAQWTYRVHTDPSSPFVGLISLKLSDDEAPIDDNVMDQVVSRFMKLPKTYNALKKGISWESGDPDFSNRLALFYALWRAVKDTYPGAWAAATGTGGFVQIFQKVALLQTQEYVLDVLKQVVAFQDKSPFSSPDDLYDAASVALKRIPEAFYLKEWKKKGLDTGPGKTFFLEQMRKVAAADGKNLGNFAIFRAE, encoded by the coding sequence GTGCCTGACACTTACACCTACGAGGCGGTCCGAGTTCAGCAGCGGCCTTCGGCACCGCCTTTCTACCTCGTTGGCGCGCCGGCTCATGAGATCACGAAGTGGGCGGACGCACCTCACAAGAAATCGAGTCTGCGTGCGGGATATCAGCGTGAGTTGGATGAATCTCGGCTTGGTTCTATCGAGAAATTTCTCGAACTCTCGAGTGACAACATTCTACCATCTGCAGCACTGATTGCCATACGGCCGTCGGCCCTCAAAGTCACGGGCGAGGGCAATCACTGCAAAGTGGAGATTCGAATCGATGCGATCGGCCCCGATGAGTCTCGCGCGATCCTGTTGGAGGAACTGGCCGAGCGTCTCAGTTCGGAGGAAATGGCCAGTGTGGGGCCTGCGGACGAGTCGGAGGAGGATGATCTCGCCGAAGAGGACCTAGAAGCAATTCGGCCTGAGTCATACATGTCTAGCCTTTACGCCGAGTTGAGGGATTATGGATCGTTGGATCCCGAGCGTCAGGCCGAGATGGACGAGTTCGTAGCGACCATGATGACTCCGGGCCTAATCATGGATGGGCAGCACCGTATCTTCGGCGCCAAGGAGGCATACAACGGTTCGATCGTCCTGCCGTTGGTTCTGGTTCCGGGCCTGGATGTCAGCGAGCAGGTCTTCAACTTCTATGTCCTGAACAACAAAGCGAAGCCGTTGGACAAGCGCCAGTTGCGGTCGATCATTGCTACATCGTTGACGGCCGCTGAGATCGCGCGTCTGTACGAGCGGTTCAGTAGCAGTGGGCTTCGTGCTGATGAGGCTCAGTGGACATATCGAGTTCACACAGATCCGTCAAGCCCATTCGTGGGCCTGATCTCGCTGAAGTTGTCTGACGATGAGGCTCCGATCGACGACAATGTCATGGACCAGGTTGTCAGTAGGTTCATGAAACTCCCGAAAACCTATAATGCGCTGAAGAAGGGTATCTCCTGGGAGTCCGGTGATCCAGATTTCTCGAACCGCCTCGCGCTGTTCTATGCACTTTGGAGGGCGGTCAAGGACACGTACCCAGGGGCGTGGGCGGCGGCAACTGGCACTGGCGGGTTCGTCCAGATTTTCCAGAAGGTCGCGCTACTGCAAACGCAAGAGTACGTGCTTGATGTCCTCAAGCAGGTCGTCGCCTTCCAAGACAAGTCGCCATTCTCGTCACCGGATGACCTGTATGACGCTGCGTCTGTGGCTCTCAAACGGATTCCGGAGGCCTTCTATCTGAAGGAATGGAAGAAGAAGGGTCTTGATACCGGACCCGGCAAGACTTTCTTCTTGGAGCAGATGAGGAAGGTCGCAGCTGCCGACGGGAAGAACCTTGGAAACTTCGCAATCTTCCGCGCTGAATAG
- a CDS encoding HNH endonuclease: MANELEDQADLAVRLRVALSLCPADALTHRRSDRVSRREKIERHLLAEALVPDEFVDLLAEAVDRTLDAWQVQRENVANFREYLLERDGSRCGSCRVDFSQATDEVDSVRLRDPFKLAWVDPSRHLQATVDHREPVSKFGTNEVDNLWLLCRFCNEGKGDGSPILLKHELDYAADLPWAGSVNPAANLLAHSSRITYRVLARQNFECGRCGGRDHELTVRKERESGLAVLSNLTSVCVECL; this comes from the coding sequence ATGGCGAATGAGTTGGAGGACCAAGCAGATCTGGCTGTTCGCCTTCGCGTGGCTCTCAGCCTCTGCCCTGCGGATGCCCTGACTCACCGCAGATCTGATCGAGTCTCTAGGCGGGAGAAGATCGAACGACACCTCCTCGCTGAAGCGCTTGTACCGGACGAGTTTGTGGATCTTCTGGCAGAGGCTGTGGATCGAACGCTGGACGCTTGGCAAGTGCAACGCGAAAACGTTGCCAACTTCCGTGAGTACCTGCTTGAACGTGACGGTAGCCGTTGTGGCTCCTGCCGCGTGGACTTTAGTCAAGCGACCGACGAGGTCGATTCCGTTCGCCTGCGAGACCCGTTCAAGCTGGCCTGGGTCGACCCAAGTCGGCATCTTCAAGCAACAGTCGACCATCGTGAGCCTGTGTCCAAGTTCGGCACAAACGAAGTCGACAACCTTTGGTTGCTCTGCCGATTCTGCAACGAAGGTAAGGGCGATGGGTCACCCATCTTGCTTAAGCATGAGCTCGACTACGCGGCCGACTTACCATGGGCCGGTTCGGTGAACCCGGCTGCGAACTTGCTGGCGCATTCGTCACGCATCACGTATCGCGTTCTAGCCCGCCAGAACTTTGAATGTGGGCGCTGCGGTGGACGGGATCACGAACTCACTGTTCGCAAGGAGCGAGAGAGTGGCCTCGCGGTGCTGAGTAATCTGACGAGCGTGTGTGTCGAGTGCCTGTAG
- a CDS encoding GTP cyclohydrolase I FolE2: MRDIQNELDIRGVPIDRVGVASVKYPVSLVDGQLAQSGVADFDITVALSADKRGTHMSRMVELIRDHLTELDPRRLPIVLKVAADAFEARTVSIGAEIQFATEVAAPVTGRSVYQVHGLRLDASLDQAGVDIQSTVTAEVTSLCPCSKAISDYGAHNQRSNVRLTTVGSADTPYPISASEAVSMIRSIGSAPVYPIVKRPDERHITMQAFDHPVFVEDMVRDLSVRCDLLQVRHRVEVRNLESIHSHDAVASIDRR, translated from the coding sequence TTGCGTGACATTCAGAACGAACTCGATATACGAGGTGTTCCGATTGACCGGGTCGGCGTAGCAAGTGTGAAGTACCCAGTTTCCCTGGTGGACGGTCAGTTGGCGCAGAGTGGAGTTGCTGATTTCGATATCACGGTGGCGCTATCGGCGGACAAGCGAGGAACTCACATGAGTCGAATGGTCGAACTCATTCGTGATCATCTGACTGAATTGGATCCCCGCCGCCTGCCGATCGTGTTAAAGGTGGCAGCAGATGCGTTTGAGGCAAGGACGGTCAGCATCGGCGCCGAGATTCAGTTTGCGACCGAAGTGGCTGCACCTGTAACAGGTCGCTCCGTTTACCAGGTGCACGGTTTGAGGCTCGACGCGAGTCTTGATCAAGCCGGGGTAGACATTCAGTCAACGGTAACGGCGGAAGTCACCAGTCTCTGCCCATGCTCGAAGGCGATCTCAGACTATGGAGCACACAACCAGCGCAGCAACGTGCGTCTGACGACAGTGGGTAGTGCTGACACTCCGTACCCAATCTCGGCAAGCGAGGCGGTTTCGATGATCCGATCGATCGGTTCGGCTCCCGTCTATCCAATTGTCAAGCGTCCCGATGAGCGGCATATCACAATGCAGGCTTTTGATCATCCAGTGTTTGTGGAGGACATGGTACGGGACCTGTCGGTCAGATGCGATTTGCTCCAGGTTAGGCACCGCGTTGAGGTGCGCAACCTCGAGAGCATCCATAGTCATGACGCTGTTGCATCGATCGATCGTCGATAA